A DNA window from Thermosynechococcaceae cyanobacterium Okahandja contains the following coding sequences:
- the radA gene encoding DNA repair protein RadA, whose amino-acid sequence MPKAKVLYICRECGAESLQYFGRCPSCGQWNTLDEHLSSTAMAAPTGRRSPRRPSAPQPLAAQVLAAIAEQAHLRFPCGFGELDRVLGGGIVAGSLVLVAGEPGIGKSTLLLQMAARLATQQRVLYVCAEESAEQVKLRSQRLALPASESLYLLAETDLELILQELAHLQPQLLIIDSIQAVYLPQLTAAPGSVSQVREGTTALMRLAKQQHMSVFIVGHVTKEGAIAGPKVLEHLVDTVLYFEGDRFASHRLVRAVKNRFGASQEIGVFEMGAHGLAEVSNPSALFLGDRDPAPGTATIVACEGTRPLVVELQSLVSPTSYPSPRRTTTGIEYNRFLQILAVLEKRLGIPLSKLDAYVATAGGLTVAEPAADLGVAVAVVASFRDRWVQPHTVILGEVGLGGQVRAVSQLDLRLREAMKLGFRRAIIPQSQECPVGGLEVIPVQRVADAIVAALAPTAPET is encoded by the coding sequence ATGCCCAAAGCGAAGGTACTGTACATCTGTCGTGAGTGCGGTGCCGAGTCGCTGCAATACTTTGGCCGCTGCCCCAGTTGTGGCCAGTGGAACACCCTCGATGAGCACCTGAGCTCAACCGCCATGGCGGCTCCTACCGGTCGGCGATCGCCCCGGCGGCCATCGGCTCCGCAGCCCCTTGCCGCTCAGGTACTGGCGGCTATTGCCGAACAGGCACACCTGCGCTTTCCCTGCGGCTTTGGCGAACTGGATCGCGTCTTGGGTGGCGGCATTGTTGCTGGCTCCTTAGTGTTGGTGGCGGGCGAGCCGGGCATTGGCAAATCCACCCTCTTGCTCCAGATGGCGGCTCGGTTGGCCACGCAGCAGCGGGTGCTCTACGTCTGTGCCGAGGAGTCAGCCGAGCAGGTCAAGCTGCGCTCCCAGCGCTTAGCCCTACCCGCCTCCGAGTCCCTTTATTTACTGGCGGAGACGGATCTGGAGCTGATCCTGCAAGAACTGGCTCATCTTCAGCCGCAGCTTTTGATCATTGACAGTATTCAAGCGGTCTATTTACCCCAACTGACCGCTGCCCCGGGGTCAGTATCGCAGGTGCGCGAGGGCACCACCGCGTTGATGCGTTTGGCCAAGCAGCAGCACATGAGCGTATTTATTGTGGGTCACGTCACCAAAGAGGGCGCTATTGCCGGACCAAAGGTTCTAGAGCATTTGGTGGATACGGTGCTGTACTTTGAGGGCGATCGCTTTGCCAGTCACCGCTTGGTGCGAGCCGTAAAAAATCGTTTTGGTGCCAGTCAGGAAATCGGCGTGTTTGAAATGGGTGCCCATGGGTTAGCGGAAGTGAGCAACCCCTCAGCCTTATTTTTGGGCGATCGCGACCCCGCCCCGGGCACCGCCACCATTGTGGCCTGCGAAGGCACCCGTCCGTTAGTGGTAGAGTTACAAAGCTTAGTGAGTCCCACCAGTTACCCCTCGCCGCGGCGCACCACCACCGGCATTGAGTACAATCGCTTTTTGCAAATTCTGGCGGTGCTGGAAAAACGCCTTGGTATTCCCCTGTCTAAGCTGGATGCCTATGTGGCCACCGCCGGTGGCTTAACGGTGGCTGAGCCAGCCGCAGACTTAGGAGTTGCCGTTGCTGTTGTCGCCAGCTTTCGCGATCGTTGGGTGCAGCCCCACACCGTCATCCTTGGGGAAGTGGGGTTAGGCGGCCAAGTGCGGGCGGTCTCTCAACTGGACTTGCGCTTACGGGAAGCCATGAAACTCGGCTTTCGCCGTGCCATTATTCCCCAGAGCCAAGAGTGTCCGGTGGGGGGGCTAGAGGTCATTCCGGTGCAGCGCGTAGCCGATGCCATTGTGGCGGCCTTGGCACCTACAGCGCCCGAAACTTAG
- a CDS encoding FKBP-type peptidyl-prolyl cis-trans isomerase: MVEHSVQFHRYLRLLLCGIVLVVVWMVTALPAIASVPLEASTEAAGLMSDSTVITTPSGLQYEDLVVGSGAQPQVGNRVTVHYTGTLTDGRVFDSSRDRGQPFQFQIGVGQVIKGWDEGVGSMQVGGRRRLIIPPNLGYGARGAGGVIPPNATLIFDVELLDVK, from the coding sequence ATGGTAGAACATTCAGTCCAGTTCCATCGTTACTTGCGCCTACTGCTCTGTGGTATTGTCCTAGTAGTGGTATGGATGGTGACCGCGCTACCAGCGATCGCCAGTGTGCCGCTGGAGGCATCAACGGAGGCTGCTGGACTCATGAGCGATTCGACGGTCATCACCACCCCCTCGGGGCTACAGTACGAAGATTTAGTGGTGGGGTCGGGGGCGCAACCCCAAGTGGGTAACCGTGTCACGGTTCACTATACCGGCACCCTCACCGATGGGCGAGTTTTTGATAGTTCCCGCGATCGCGGCCAGCCCTTTCAGTTTCAGATTGGCGTGGGTCAAGTCATTAAAGGCTGGGATGAAGGGGTCGGCTCGATGCAAGTGGGTGGTCGCCGCCGCCTGATTATTCCCCCCAACCTCGGCTATGGTGCCCGCGGCGCAGGTGGTGTGATTCCCCCCAATGCCACCCTCATCTTTGACGTGGAATTGCTGGACGTGAAATAG
- a CDS encoding transaldolase — protein sequence MNLLEQLRNMTVVVADTGDILAIEKFTPRDATTNPSLITAAAQMAEYQPIVDETLLKAKADLGSAASEKAVVSLAFDRLAVAFGLKILNIIPGRVSTEVDARLSYDTAGTVAKARELIAQYEAAGMGRDRVLIKIASTWEGIRAAEILEKEGIHCNLTLLFGLHQAVACAEAGVTLISPFVGRILDWYKKTTGKEYAPHEDPGVISVTQIYNYYKKFGYPTEVMGASFRNIGEITELAGCDLLTISPALLQELQNTTGELTRKLDPANAATLAIEKLTMDEATFRQMHAADPMASEKLDEGIKGFTKALETLEAFLAKRLAHLTGELSLTHAAEELFHIYDLDGDGIITREEWLGTDAVFDALDANHDGKVTPEDMGAGLGVVLHLAKAH from the coding sequence ATGAACCTGCTAGAACAGTTGCGCAACATGACGGTCGTGGTTGCCGATACGGGAGACATTCTGGCGATTGAAAAATTTACCCCCCGTGATGCCACCACTAATCCCTCCTTAATTACGGCTGCTGCTCAGATGGCCGAATACCAACCGATTGTTGACGAGACCCTACTCAAAGCCAAGGCTGACTTGGGGTCTGCCGCTAGCGAAAAGGCAGTGGTCTCCCTTGCCTTCGATCGGTTAGCCGTGGCCTTTGGTCTGAAAATCCTCAACATTATCCCCGGCCGGGTCTCGACGGAGGTGGATGCCCGGTTGTCCTACGATACCGCCGGAACAGTGGCCAAAGCGCGGGAACTCATTGCTCAGTACGAAGCGGCGGGCATGGGGCGCGATCGCGTCCTCATTAAAATAGCCTCCACGTGGGAGGGCATCCGCGCCGCCGAAATTCTTGAAAAAGAGGGCATTCACTGTAACCTCACACTGCTGTTTGGGCTGCATCAGGCGGTGGCCTGTGCCGAAGCGGGCGTAACCCTAATTTCCCCCTTTGTCGGTCGCATTCTCGACTGGTATAAGAAAACCACCGGCAAGGAGTACGCTCCCCATGAGGATCCGGGTGTGATTTCCGTAACTCAGATTTATAATTACTACAAAAAGTTTGGCTATCCTACCGAAGTGATGGGGGCAAGCTTCCGCAACATTGGTGAAATTACCGAGTTGGCTGGCTGTGATTTACTCACCATTTCGCCTGCGCTGCTCCAAGAGTTGCAAAATACCACTGGCGAGTTGACCCGCAAGCTGGATCCTGCGAATGCGGCAACGTTGGCGATCGAAAAACTCACCATGGATGAGGCAACGTTTCGCCAAATGCACGCCGCTGATCCCATGGCCAGCGAAAAACTGGATGAGGGCATCAAGGGCTTTACGAAGGCACTCGAAACCCTCGAAGCGTTTCTGGCCAAACGCCTTGCCCATCTGACCGGCGAACTGAGCCTGACCCATGCCGCTGAGGAACTGTTTCACATTTACGATTTAGATGGGGATGGCATTATTACCCGCGAAGAGTGGCTCGGCACCGATGCCGTCTTTGATGCCCTAGATGCCAATCATGACGGCAAGGTCACGCCTGAAGATATGGGGGCGGGTTTAGGGGTAGTGCTGCACTTGGCCAAGGCGCACTAG
- a CDS encoding phasin family protein, producing the protein MNQHNLLEQLLLIGVGTTSLVAEKLRQVSDQWVKEGRLNAEQAKAMVDEVLAHLKEDAATLDEAVQRQTRQFLENLGVPQQSELDELRGRIDRLERDVRELKNRSW; encoded by the coding sequence ATGAATCAACACAACTTACTTGAGCAATTGCTGCTGATTGGTGTTGGTACCACCTCCTTGGTGGCCGAAAAGTTACGTCAGGTCAGTGACCAGTGGGTTAAAGAAGGGCGGCTGAATGCCGAGCAGGCCAAGGCCATGGTGGATGAGGTGCTAGCACACCTGAAGGAGGATGCCGCCACCCTCGATGAAGCAGTGCAACGCCAAACCCGCCAGTTTCTTGAAAATTTGGGGGTACCCCAGCAGTCGGAACTCGATGAACTGCGGGGACGCATTGATCGCCTCGAACGGGATGTTAGGGAGTTAAAAAATCGCTCATGGTAG
- a CDS encoding sigma-70 family RNA polymerase sigma factor translates to MHPRRSDDEQLFTMILFGDNDRPRWYRDLEIKRYLQYKEYDFSCPHTTALKLVRQLQTNPQQYPDNQYWQRALCCYLQESLWQVAQKLTHTRFSSVYNQQDFFQTACNILMSDLPKTLSRFDPQKCNLSGFCYMRLYDRVYEVCYGARQSDWGLLRSASQKRLREALAYSGYAQRESTLIRFLVKCWQDLTTGSTAPDVHTFAQLSRTYRQCHPQSPPLTTDDIEEYLNVAIQALRQYNSPEVVHFPNPEDKDIEEVAGSMPTPWEALLAEEEWAQSQQLNSLLAAALSNLNDTSRRIVCLHYCEHVSHKVIAKQLGLSQTKVSRTLTKMRASLVRALLDGFGQQYPDRASLKEMGAFVHLWLQEYYGSFPNQHPPSSCCQFAPLRS, encoded by the coding sequence ATGCATCCAAGACGTTCTGACGATGAGCAACTATTTACGATGATTCTGTTTGGCGACAACGATCGCCCCCGCTGGTATCGCGATCTCGAGATCAAACGCTATCTACAGTACAAGGAATATGACTTCAGTTGTCCCCATACAACGGCACTGAAGTTGGTGCGCCAGTTACAAACCAACCCCCAGCAGTATCCCGACAACCAGTACTGGCAGCGGGCGCTCTGCTGCTACCTGCAAGAGAGTCTGTGGCAGGTGGCACAGAAACTAACTCATACTCGCTTTAGTTCTGTTTACAACCAGCAGGATTTTTTCCAAACCGCCTGCAACATCCTGATGTCGGACTTGCCTAAGACACTCAGCAGGTTCGACCCGCAAAAATGCAACCTCTCAGGCTTTTGTTACATGCGGCTCTACGACCGTGTGTACGAGGTTTGCTATGGTGCACGCCAATCGGATTGGGGACTATTGCGTAGCGCTAGCCAGAAACGACTGCGGGAAGCCTTGGCCTATTCTGGTTACGCCCAGAGGGAATCAACGCTAATTCGCTTTCTGGTCAAGTGCTGGCAAGACCTCACCACTGGCTCCACAGCACCGGATGTCCACACATTCGCTCAGTTGAGCCGCACCTATCGCCAGTGCCACCCCCAATCGCCGCCGCTGACGACAGATGATATTGAGGAATACCTCAATGTGGCCATTCAAGCCCTGCGGCAGTACAATTCCCCAGAGGTGGTGCACTTCCCAAATCCAGAAGATAAAGATATCGAAGAAGTTGCCGGTTCAATGCCAACGCCGTGGGAAGCGTTGCTAGCCGAAGAGGAATGGGCGCAGTCGCAGCAGCTTAACAGCCTTCTTGCCGCGGCCCTGTCTAACCTTAATGACACCAGCCGCCGCATTGTCTGCCTGCACTATTGCGAGCATGTGAGCCACAAAGTTATTGCCAAACAGCTTGGACTGAGCCAAACTAAGGTGTCCCGTACTCTTACAAAGATGCGAGCCTCCCTTGTGCGGGCATTGTTGGACGGCTTTGGGCAGCAATATCCCGATCGTGCATCCCTTAAGGAGATGGGTGCCTTCGTCCATTTATGGTTACAGGAGTACTATGGCTCTTTCCCCAACCAGCACCCCCCTTCATCCTGTTGTCAGTTCGCACCGTTGCGTTCCTAA
- the leuC gene encoding 3-isopropylmalate dehydratase large subunit, which produces MSRGTLFDKVWQQHTVGTLPSGQTQLFIGLHLIHEVTSPQAFAMLRERGLKVLYPNRTVATVDHIVPTDSLARPLQDALAEEMLQALEANCREHNIPFFGIGSGRQGIVHVIAPEQGLTQPGLTIACGDSHTSTHGAFGAIAFGIGTSQVRDVLATQTLALNKLKVRKVEVNGTLAPGVYAKDVILHLIRHLGVKGGVGYAYEFAGTTFAQMSMEERMTVCNMAIEGGARCGYVNPDETTFAYLKGRPFAPQGEAWERAVAWWRSLRSEVDAEYDDVVVFDAATIAPTVTWGITPGQGVAVDETLPRLETLPESERAIAQEAYAYMGLQPGQPIQGTKVDVCFIGSCTNGRLSDLREAAKVVEGRKVRPGVKAFVVPGSERVKAQAEAEGLDTIFEAAGFEWRNPGCSMCLAMNPDKLQGRQISASSSNRNFKGRQGSAAGRTLLMSPAMVAAAAITGEVTDVRQFL; this is translated from the coding sequence ATGAGTCGCGGCACCCTCTTCGATAAAGTTTGGCAGCAGCACACGGTTGGCACCTTACCCTCGGGACAAACCCAATTATTTATTGGCCTGCACCTGATTCACGAGGTGACCAGTCCCCAAGCCTTTGCTATGCTGCGGGAGCGGGGGCTAAAGGTGCTGTACCCCAATCGCACGGTGGCAACGGTGGATCATATTGTGCCCACCGATAGTCTTGCGCGCCCCCTTCAGGATGCCTTGGCCGAAGAGATGCTCCAGGCTCTTGAGGCCAACTGCCGCGAGCACAACATTCCCTTTTTTGGCATCGGCTCTGGGCGGCAGGGGATTGTGCACGTGATTGCGCCCGAGCAGGGACTCACGCAGCCGGGGCTAACCATTGCCTGTGGCGATAGCCATACCTCAACCCACGGTGCCTTTGGAGCGATCGCCTTCGGGATTGGCACCAGCCAAGTGCGGGATGTTTTAGCAACTCAAACCCTAGCTCTCAACAAGCTGAAGGTGCGCAAAGTAGAAGTGAATGGCACCCTAGCGCCCGGGGTCTATGCCAAAGATGTGATTTTGCACCTGATTCGGCACCTTGGGGTCAAAGGCGGTGTCGGCTACGCCTACGAGTTTGCCGGTACCACGTTTGCCCAGATGTCGATGGAAGAGCGGATGACCGTCTGCAATATGGCGATTGAGGGGGGAGCGCGCTGCGGCTACGTGAACCCCGATGAAACAACGTTTGCTTACCTCAAGGGTCGTCCCTTTGCTCCCCAAGGGGAAGCTTGGGAGCGGGCGGTAGCTTGGTGGCGATCGCTGCGTAGTGAGGTGGATGCGGAGTACGATGACGTGGTTGTATTTGATGCAGCCACGATTGCCCCCACCGTAACGTGGGGCATTACCCCCGGCCAAGGGGTAGCGGTGGACGAGACTCTCCCGCGTCTTGAGACCCTGCCAGAGTCAGAGCGCGCCATTGCCCAAGAAGCCTATGCCTACATGGGGTTGCAGCCCGGCCAACCCATCCAAGGCACCAAAGTGGATGTTTGCTTTATCGGCAGTTGCACCAATGGTCGCCTCAGTGATCTGCGGGAAGCGGCCAAAGTCGTGGAAGGTCGCAAGGTGAGACCGGGTGTCAAAGCCTTCGTTGTGCCCGGCTCCGAGCGCGTGAAAGCCCAAGCAGAAGCAGAAGGGCTAGATACCATTTTCGAGGCGGCAGGGTTTGAATGGCGCAATCCGGGCTGCTCGATGTGCCTTGCCATGAACCCCGATAAGCTTCAGGGGCGGCAGATTAGCGCCTCCTCCTCGAACCGTAACTTCAAAGGGCGGCAGGGATCTGCGGCAGGACGCACGCTGCTGATGAGTCCGGCCATGGTGGCCGCCGCCGCCATTACCGGCGAAGTGACCGATGTGCGCCAATTTCTGTAG
- a CDS encoding pitrilysin family protein, with the protein MRRWRGLCLAFMMMALLVLGAGAANAMTAKHYTELTFPPLPEVQLPTTERFRLRNGMVVYLLEDHEWPLVRGSVLFRAGSRWDPPHQVGLAEISGDLLRTGGTRRHRAAEIDQWLEERAASIEAGVGKSIGRLSFSSLREHSDRVLALVAEMLQMPAVEPERFQLAIRRRQGVIERRDDQPNAQAEREFYKLIYGAESPYARTQELETLAAITPEDVQQFYQTYLAPSRCILGIAGDFDAAQMRQQLERVFGAWQDPPQLPPLPPVPSVTIDRTPTTVVIDRPHLSQSYIYTGQLGGTLRDPDVFHLYVLNGVLNGFGGRLFRELRSRQGLAYSVYAAWSPEFDYDGVFYGVGQTQTAATATFLAALQQEIERLRQEPVTDAELAYAKESILNSFVFNFRDSSQILNRLMRYDYYGFPKDFIFRYQRAVKTTTAADVQRVAQKHLTPQTWRTLIVGNGRDLQAQALPHAKFRAL; encoded by the coding sequence GTGAGGCGTTGGCGAGGACTCTGCCTAGCGTTTATGATGATGGCGCTGCTAGTTTTGGGGGCTGGGGCGGCGAACGCAATGACCGCTAAACACTACACGGAATTAACATTTCCGCCCCTGCCGGAGGTGCAGCTACCCACCACTGAGCGGTTCCGGCTTCGGAATGGCATGGTGGTCTATCTGCTAGAGGATCACGAATGGCCACTGGTGCGGGGCAGTGTCCTGTTTCGGGCGGGGAGTCGTTGGGATCCGCCCCATCAAGTTGGCTTAGCAGAAATCAGCGGCGATCTATTGCGCACTGGGGGAACCCGCCGTCATCGAGCAGCGGAGATTGATCAGTGGCTGGAGGAGCGGGCAGCCTCCATTGAAGCGGGGGTAGGCAAAAGTATCGGTCGTCTGAGTTTTAGTAGTTTGCGGGAGCACAGCGATCGCGTTTTAGCGCTAGTGGCGGAGATGCTGCAAATGCCCGCGGTGGAGCCGGAGCGATTCCAGTTAGCCATCCGTCGCCGCCAAGGGGTCATTGAGCGGCGCGATGATCAACCCAATGCCCAAGCAGAGCGGGAATTTTACAAGCTGATTTATGGAGCGGAAAGTCCCTATGCCCGCACGCAGGAGCTAGAGACCTTGGCCGCTATTACCCCTGAGGATGTGCAACAGTTTTATCAGACCTATCTGGCACCGAGTCGCTGCATTCTTGGTATTGCGGGCGATTTTGATGCGGCTCAGATGCGGCAGCAATTAGAGCGTGTGTTTGGGGCTTGGCAGGACCCACCGCAGTTACCGCCACTGCCTCCGGTACCGAGCGTCACCATTGATCGCACTCCCACCACTGTGGTAATTGATCGTCCTCATCTCTCCCAAAGTTATATTTACACCGGCCAGTTGGGGGGCACGCTGCGCGACCCGGATGTGTTCCACCTTTACGTGCTGAATGGGGTTCTCAATGGCTTTGGCGGGCGGCTGTTTAGGGAACTGCGATCGCGCCAAGGGTTGGCCTACAGTGTCTATGCTGCTTGGAGTCCGGAATTTGATTATGACGGCGTGTTCTATGGGGTGGGTCAAACCCAGACTGCGGCAACGGCCACCTTTTTAGCGGCGCTGCAACAGGAAATTGAGCGCCTGCGGCAGGAACCGGTGACGGACGCAGAGTTAGCCTATGCCAAGGAATCCATCCTTAACTCGTTTGTATTTAACTTTCGCGACAGTAGCCAAATTCTCAACCGCCTCATGCGCTACGACTACTACGGGTTTCCCAAGGATTTTATTTTTCGCTATCAGCGAGCCGTAAAAACCACAACCGCCGCCGATGTGCAACGGGTGGCACAAAAACACTTAACCCCCCAGACATGGCGCACGCTGATTGTGGGGAACGGTCGCGATTTACAGGCTCAGGCGCTGCCCCATGCTAAGTTTCGGGCGCTGTAG
- a CDS encoding DUF1822 family protein — translation MTFQSTSFRFLPNVPLIEHVEIDLSACDAGDRRWIERVSAAARPHCRGRVHLNALAYIAAKQWLRDMGLEARPITPVDELELPLFWEFINGTALDTPFGRLVILPEEVASLEEWLVPREWVDIPAWRPDYFMGVQVLPHEESLEIKLWGYACAREVARDTYDPLLRTYTIERDQMVEDVGLLLVLPERQPQSLPLAEPKLVSAEVIQRIASGEILLPRLVLPLDEWAQLMSQPQHRLTLFLACHPHRLGLWLRAREYAIRDSLQPLWQELTPLWQELTAALCPKGWWGYVRSADPQLKNGDSVDPSVREAIAAVEQLRQIRAMPNAAERQAILKSLISQPPNEDIRWQAAELLHEINDTDPSAGAWKVRKVDLGVEMAGIPLALTMAILPRDATTAHLFVRVTPFSPDTFLPAGLNLSIVTETGDCFARLTSRAEDQVVQYKFWGDIGESFGIVLEYGSAKIAESFVV, via the coding sequence ATGACATTCCAATCGACTTCATTCCGCTTTTTGCCAAACGTGCCGTTGATAGAACACGTCGAAATAGACCTTTCAGCGTGCGATGCAGGCGATCGCCGGTGGATTGAGCGGGTCAGTGCCGCCGCGCGTCCCCACTGTCGGGGTCGGGTACACCTCAATGCCTTGGCCTACATTGCGGCCAAACAGTGGCTACGGGACATGGGCCTCGAGGCACGGCCAATCACTCCGGTCGATGAGCTAGAACTGCCCCTCTTTTGGGAATTTATCAACGGTACCGCCCTTGATACTCCCTTTGGTCGGCTGGTCATTTTGCCGGAAGAGGTTGCCAGCTTAGAGGAATGGCTGGTGCCGCGCGAATGGGTGGATATTCCAGCATGGCGGCCAGATTATTTCATGGGTGTGCAGGTGTTGCCCCACGAAGAGTCACTTGAGATCAAGCTCTGGGGCTATGCCTGTGCTAGGGAGGTTGCCCGGGACACCTACGACCCGCTCCTGCGCACCTACACGATTGAGCGCGACCAAATGGTGGAAGATGTGGGGCTACTGCTAGTCTTGCCAGAGCGGCAACCGCAGTCTTTACCCCTAGCAGAACCGAAGTTGGTCTCGGCAGAGGTCATCCAACGCATTGCCAGCGGTGAGATCCTTTTGCCGCGCTTGGTGCTGCCCCTTGACGAGTGGGCACAGTTGATGAGTCAGCCCCAACACCGCCTAACCCTTTTCTTGGCCTGTCATCCGCACCGGCTGGGATTGTGGTTACGGGCACGCGAATACGCCATCCGCGATAGCCTCCAACCCCTCTGGCAGGAGTTAACGCCCCTCTGGCAGGAGTTAACGGCGGCCCTGTGCCCCAAGGGGTGGTGGGGATACGTGCGATCGGCAGATCCGCAGCTCAAAAACGGTGATAGTGTTGACCCGAGTGTCCGTGAGGCGATCGCCGCCGTTGAGCAGTTGCGGCAGATTCGGGCAATGCCTAACGCTGCCGAAAGGCAAGCCATTCTCAAATCCTTGATCAGCCAGCCACCCAATGAAGATATTCGTTGGCAAGCCGCTGAGTTACTGCACGAGATCAATGACACGGATCCCAGCGCGGGGGCGTGGAAAGTGCGCAAAGTTGATCTGGGGGTGGAGATGGCCGGCATCCCTCTGGCGCTGACGATGGCAATCCTACCGCGGGATGCCACCACAGCCCACCTCTTTGTGCGGGTTACCCCCTTTAGTCCCGATACGTTTCTGCCTGCGGGCTTGAATTTAAGTATTGTGACCGAAACGGGGGATTGTTTTGCCCGCTTAACCAGCCGTGCTGAAGATCAGGTTGTGCAGTACAAATTCTGGGGAGACATCGGCGAAAGCTTTGGCATCGTCCTTGAGTATGGCAGTGCTAAAATTGCAGAGAGTTTTGTTGTGTAA